Proteins from one Scyliorhinus canicula chromosome 6, sScyCan1.1, whole genome shotgun sequence genomic window:
- the LOC119966779 gene encoding heme-binding protein 2-like, whose translation MLRIFLTVSVLFWNHLAAQNPVGKVIELCERDDCLKPEVVIKDKNYYEFEFEFRQWVQTEVDAEDIESALAIGLEKLFSYARCGNVAATVVPLSAPWGFFGYLENGKIQQRFSVFLRIVSEVNNPPEPTDPTVTLQTGPLLWYYIRTFDTKVDDQQTEERVIQLLKDLEKDNRPFNSTFFGVPYYSTHGLMEIGFEKTGE comes from the exons ATGCTGAGAATCTTCTTAACCGTGTCTGTCCTCTTCTGGAACCATCTCGCTGCACAGAATCCAGTAGGCAAGGTGATCGAACTCTGTGAACGGGATGACTGCCTTAAACCCGAAGTCGTCATTAAGGACAAG AATTATTATgagtttgaatttgaatttcgGCAATGGGTTCAAACTGAAGTTGATGCAGAGGATATTGAAAGTGCGCTGGCAATCGGTCTGGAGAAACTATTCAGTTATGCACGTTGTGGGAATGTTGCAG CTACTGTTGTCCCTCTCTCTGCACCTTGGGGATTTTTTGGATATTTGGAAAATGGCAAAATACAACAAAGATTCAGTGTATTTCTCCGGATAGTTTCCGAAGTCAACAATCCACCTGAACCAACAGATCCAACAGTTACATTACAAACTGGACCTCTTCTTTGGTACTATATCCG GACTtttgacacaaaggttgatgatCAGCAAACTGAAGAACGTGTGATTCAATTACTGAAGGATTTGGAAAAAGACAACCGACCCTTCAATAGCACATTTTTTGGCGTCCCTTATTATAGCACACATGGGCTAATGGAAATAGGTTTTGAAAAAACAGGAGAATGA